Proteins co-encoded in one Dehalococcoidales bacterium genomic window:
- a CDS encoding hemolysin III family protein: protein MLKRELFSFYSHLVGLIAAVAGTVALLILSWGHWQYFIVCLIYGISAINLFTASSVYHASKRGEDTKTIWRKLDHVAIYIMIAGTYTPLAYHYLDGAWFWSIILIQWGLVIAGLFFKLFYLKAPRYLSVSIYLLMGWMVVVFLGKLWPLATTVEIVLLLLGGISYSAGAAIYAIKKPNPVPGVFGFHEIFHVLIIAGAAFHYLVILLLLP from the coding sequence ATTTTAAAAAGAGAGCTATTTTCATTTTATTCCCACCTGGTGGGTTTAATAGCCGCTGTCGCCGGCACTGTTGCCTTATTGATTCTATCCTGGGGACATTGGCAATATTTTATTGTTTGCCTTATATATGGTATTTCTGCAATTAACCTGTTCACGGCCAGTTCAGTCTACCACGCCTCAAAGCGCGGTGAAGATACCAAAACAATCTGGCGCAAGTTGGACCATGTTGCTATTTATATCATGATTGCCGGAACCTATACCCCGCTTGCATATCACTACCTTGATGGAGCCTGGTTCTGGAGCATTATCCTGATCCAGTGGGGGCTAGTGATAGCCGGATTATTTTTTAAACTTTTTTATCTTAAGGCGCCGCGATATCTATCAGTTTCCATATATCTGCTGATGGGATGGATGGTGGTTGTGTTTTTAGGCAAATTGTGGCCGTTGGCAACTACGGTAGAAATTGTTCTACTGCTTCTTGGCGGTATATCCTATAGCGCAGGTGCTGCAATCTATGCAATAAAAAAACCCAATCCGGTGCCGGGCGTATTTGGCTTTCATGAAATATTCCATGTACTGATAATTGCCGGAGCTGCTTTTCATTATCTGGTTATCCTTTTGCTTTTGCCATGA
- a CDS encoding ATP-binding cassette domain-containing protein — protein MPLILKYNDVLAGEAPNLVLTSTETNLMHIIDVNQLVKRFGNVIAVDNVSFQVKQGEIFGFLGPNGAGKTTTISMLCTLLKPSSGTATVSGFDIVKQRDDVRHSIGLVFQDSSLDEYLTAEQNLYFHAYAYSIPRAERKKRIDDLLELVGLADRRKSKVSTFSGGMKRRLEIARGLLHHPDILFLDEPTLGLDPQTRRHIWDHIINLQKSGGLTIFLTTHYMDEAENCHRITIIDKGQIIAMDSPDKLKDSVGGDLVTLTAEDEESARMELIQSYNLNPEANNGELSFYVPHGDRFIAGLLNGFSTRLTAINIRRPTLDDVFLKLTGRAIRDEEVNFRDRVAMSRRRHGR, from the coding sequence ATGCCTCTGATACTAAAATACAATGATGTACTTGCCGGCGAAGCGCCTAATCTAGTGCTAACAAGTACTGAAACGAATTTAATGCATATAATAGATGTTAATCAGTTGGTTAAACGTTTCGGCAATGTAATTGCAGTCGATAACGTATCATTCCAGGTAAAACAAGGGGAAATTTTTGGATTTCTGGGTCCGAATGGCGCCGGGAAAACAACAACAATTTCCATGTTGTGCACACTTCTCAAACCTTCATCGGGCACTGCTACCGTCAGTGGGTTTGATATAGTCAAGCAGCGTGACGACGTACGCCATTCGATTGGGCTTGTTTTCCAGGATTCTTCTTTAGACGAATATCTAACCGCCGAACAAAACCTTTACTTCCATGCCTATGCTTACAGCATTCCCCGCGCAGAAAGAAAAAAACGCATTGACGACCTGCTCGAACTAGTTGGTCTTGCCGACCGGCGAAAGAGCAAAGTCAGTACATTTTCTGGCGGCATGAAAAGGCGGCTGGAAATTGCCCGTGGATTACTCCATCACCCGGATATTTTATTTTTAGATGAGCCCACTCTTGGCCTTGATCCACAGACCAGGCGCCATATTTGGGACCATATTATCAATCTCCAAAAGTCCGGTGGACTTACTATTTTTCTTACTACCCATTATATGGACGAAGCCGAAAACTGCCACCGTATAACAATAATAGACAAAGGGCAAATAATTGCCATGGACAGCCCGGATAAACTCAAGGATTCCGTAGGGGGTGATTTGGTAACTCTCACCGCAGAAGACGAAGAATCTGCCAGAATGGAGTTGATTCAAAGCTACAACCTCAACCCGGAGGCAAATAACGGAGAGCTCTCTTTTTATGTGCCGCACGGTGACAGATTTATCGCGGGGCTACTCAATGGGTTTAGCACCCGATTGACCGCCATCAACATTCGCCGGCCAACCCTGGATGACGTCTTCCTTAAGCTAACCGGTCGCGCCATTCGTGATGAAGAAGTAAACTTCCGTGATCGGGTAGCAATGTCAAGAAGAAGGCACGGCAGATAG
- a CDS encoding ABC transporter permease, translating to MSGIIRGIWVVGYRELLRFVQERSRLISSFGMPLIFLIVFGAGFGRMIGTVVPGVDYIQFMYPGILAMTVLMNSLMSGVSIVWDREFGFLKEIMVSPLDRRGILLGKAAGSATVAIIQGSIMLILAPILGVSITFSMVIKLLPVIFIVSVAISSLGLLVASRMKSQQGFQMVIQLLIMPLIFLAGVFYPVNNVPIVMEVISKINPLTYGVDAIRQVFLGSESAYGTGVTVFGHTMTIMDDVIVVVLLGLALMSVAVWSFTRSE from the coding sequence ATGAGCGGGATTATTAGAGGGATCTGGGTTGTAGGTTACCGGGAGCTATTGCGTTTTGTACAGGAACGATCCCGGCTGATTTCTTCCTTCGGTATGCCGCTTATTTTCCTGATCGTATTCGGAGCCGGCTTTGGCCGAATGATAGGCACAGTTGTACCCGGAGTAGACTATATACAGTTTATGTATCCCGGAATACTTGCCATGACCGTACTGATGAATTCCCTTATGAGCGGTGTCTCGATAGTATGGGATCGCGAGTTCGGCTTCCTGAAGGAAATTATGGTATCTCCCCTTGATCGGAGGGGAATACTGTTGGGTAAAGCCGCCGGCAGTGCTACAGTTGCAATAATCCAGGGGTCAATAATGTTGATACTCGCTCCTATCCTGGGTGTGTCCATCACATTCTCGATGGTGATAAAGCTTTTACCGGTAATATTTATTGTTTCGGTTGCCATCTCCTCTCTCGGTTTACTGGTTGCTTCCCGGATGAAGTCCCAGCAGGGTTTTCAAATGGTGATTCAGCTATTGATTATGCCGCTTATTTTCCTGGCTGGTGTATTCTACCCGGTGAACAACGTTCCGATTGTGATGGAGGTAATCTCCAAAATTAATCCGTTAACTTATGGCGTAGATGCTATCCGCCAGGTATTTCTGGGCTCGGAATCCGCTTACGGCACTGGAGTAACGGTGTTCGGTCACACCATGACAATTATGGATGACGTTATAGTGGTTGTATTACTGGGACTCGCGCTGATGAGTGTAGCCGTCTGGTCTTTTACCCGCAGCGAGTAG
- a CDS encoding zf-TFIIB domain-containing protein yields the protein MKCPACHNSMIVVEYHSIELDYCASCHGTWFDKGELELLMRSMELDDSPNLLERIAGQPEIPSTENKRKCPICRRNMKKHFVGSSPQVLVDHCTKQHGLWFDSGELHHLVGSMEAGDITEYSSEQELLVFLGEAFEAEGNCN from the coding sequence TTGAAGTGCCCTGCATGCCATAATTCTATGATAGTGGTTGAGTACCATAGCATTGAGCTTGATTACTGCGCAAGTTGCCATGGAACATGGTTTGATAAAGGCGAGCTGGAGTTGCTAATGCGCTCAATGGAGCTGGATGACTCGCCAAACTTGCTGGAACGTATTGCCGGGCAGCCGGAGATACCATCAACCGAAAACAAACGTAAATGCCCTATCTGCCGTCGTAACATGAAAAAACATTTTGTTGGCTCCAGCCCGCAAGTATTGGTTGATCACTGCACCAAACAACACGGTCTTTGGTTTGATTCCGGTGAATTGCACCACCTTGTAGGCAGCATGGAGGCCGGTGATATTACTGAATATAGCAGCGAACAGGAGCTGCTTGTGTTTCTCGGCGAAGCTTTTGAAGCCGAGGGTAATTGTAACTAA
- a CDS encoding LemA family protein, translating into MIGLWIALGVIAVIVIAIIALYNGLVRLRNEVKNAWAQIDVQLKRRYDLIPNLIETVKGYVKHERETLEAVTNARTIAQKMSEAGAQARSKAEGELSSALMRLLAVAEAYPDLKANQNFLALQEELTSTENKISFSRQFYNDSVLRYNNQTQVFPSNIIAGMFGFKGGEFFEVTTTTEREAPKVSFT; encoded by the coding sequence ATGATCGGACTGTGGATCGCCCTTGGAGTTATTGCTGTTATTGTAATAGCAATCATCGCCCTGTATAACGGCCTGGTAAGACTACGCAATGAGGTAAAAAATGCCTGGGCTCAGATAGACGTCCAGTTAAAACGGCGTTATGACCTCATTCCCAATCTCATAGAAACAGTAAAAGGCTACGTAAAACATGAGCGCGAAACACTGGAAGCTGTGACTAATGCACGTACTATAGCGCAAAAAATGTCAGAAGCTGGCGCTCAAGCCAGGAGCAAAGCTGAAGGAGAACTCAGTTCTGCCCTTATGCGCCTTCTGGCAGTTGCTGAGGCTTATCCGGATTTAAAAGCCAACCAGAATTTTCTAGCCCTTCAGGAAGAACTTACCAGCACAGAGAACAAGATCAGCTTTTCCAGGCAGTTTTATAACGACTCCGTACTTCGTTATAACAACCAAACTCAGGTGTTTCCTTCTAACATAATCGCCGGTATGTTCGGATTCAAGGGCGGCGAGTTCTTCGAAGTAACTACCACTACCGAACGGGAAGCTCCTAAAGTCAGTTTTACTTAA